TCGCTCCTCGGGAAGCGGTCTTCTGTCACCGGGGAAGGTGCGACAGACGGCCGTGAGGCGGGAGCGGACACGAGCCTGGTCCGGCGATCACCTGTGTTGAGTTGTGTTCTGCGACTTCTGGTGGGGCGTTGTGGGGCGCCGGGAACCTGACGTGGGTCAGAGGCCCGGGTAGACCTCTTCCTCGACGTCCGAGAACGCCTGCTCCTGGGCGGCGGTGTACTCCGCCCAGGCGGCCGGCTCCCAGATCTCGAGCCGGTTGTAGACGCCGATCACGACGCACTCCTTGGAGAGGCCGGCGTACTCGCGCAGCTCCGGGGTGACCGTGAAACGGCCCTGCTTGTCGAGCTTCTGGTCCGAGGCGAGCGCGAACAGCATCCGCGTGTGGTGCCGGAGCCGTGCGTCGGTCTGCGGCGCGTTCTGCAGCTTGACGGCGAACGAGTCGAAGTCGGCCTGGGTGCGCACGTCGACCGAGCGCTCCTGCCCCCGGGTGATCACCAGCCCGTCTCCCATCGCCTCGCGGAACTTCGCCGGGAGGAAGAGACGGCCCTTGTCATCGAGCTTCGGGCGGTAGGTGCCGGAGAACATCCCACCACCTCGTCCTTCTCTTCCACCACTTTCCTCCACTTTACTCCACAACGCCCCACCGTCAACCACCTTCGCTCCCTTTCTCTCCCTTTCTCACCAGATTTCTGGCGGTGGCGGTTTTCGAGCTCCCGGAACCGATCGGCCCCCACCGACGTCCCAGTCCTGCCGCCCCACGTGGAGCGGTGATGTTGACTAGGGCCATGGAGGAACGAGTGCAGCCAGCGGCAGGCGCGCGATCGGGAGCACCCAGCAGCGACCTGGCCGCACTGAGAGCGGTCACGGACCGGGTGCAGGCGAACGTCGAGCGCGTCATCGAGGGCAAGCCGGACGTCGTCCGGATGTCGCTGGTGGTGCTGCTCGCGGAGGGCCACCTGCTGATCGAGGACGTCCCCGGCGTCGGCAAGACGACGCTGAGCAAGGCGCTGGCTCGCTCCATCGACCTGACGGTGCGCCGGATCCAGTTCACCCCGGACCTGCTGCCCTCGGACCTGACCGGCGTCTCGATCTACAACCAGGAGACCCGGGACTTCGAGTTCCGCCCCGGCGGCATCTTCGCCAACATCGTCATCGGTGACGAGATCAACCGCGCCTCGCCGAAGACCCAGTCCGCGATGCTCGAGTGCATGGAGGAGCGGCAGGTCACCGTCGACAACCAGACCTTCGGCCTGGAGTCCCCCTTCATGGTGATCGCCACCCAGAACCCGCTGGAGATGGAGGGCACCTACGCACTGCCCGAGGCGCAGCGCGACCGCTTCCTGGCCCGGGTCTCGATGGGCTACCCGGTGATGGCCGCCGAGATCGCGATGCTCTCGGCACGCACGACCTCCAGCCCGATCGACGACCTCGAGCCGGTCACCGACGCCGCCGAGATCCGCAAGCTGGTCTCGATCGTCTCGGAGGTCGACGTACGCCCTTCGGTCCAGCAGTACGCCGTGGCGATCGCGACTGCGACCCGCACCTCGCCGGAGCTCCGGCTCGGCGCCTCACCGCGCGCGACGTTGCACCTGGTCCGGGCCGGCAAGGCCTGGGCCGCGATGGACGGCCGCGACTTCGTGACCACTGACGACCTGCACGCACTGGCGTCACCGGTGCTCGCGCACCGACTGCTGCCGACTGTCGACGCCGCGATGAGCGGCCGGGGTCCCGGCGACATCCTCGCCTCGATCCTGGCATCCCTGCCGGTCCCCCGCTGAGCTGACGATGTCCACGGCCACCGCTGCGCGGACGACGGGACGGCGGCCCTCGCGCCTGCGGTCGACGTTGGGCACGCTGACCGTGCGCGGACGTGCCTTCGTGGCCGGCGGCGTCACGGCGGCGTTGTGCGGGCTGGCGCTCGGCGAGCGCGACCTGGTCCGGATCGGCGTGCTGGTGCTGCTGATCCCGGTGGTCACCGCCCTGGTGGTCGCGCGCACCGGACCGCGGCTGAGCCTGACCCGGACCATCGCCGCACCGGTGGTCGAGGTCGGCCAGGGCACGACTGTCCAGCTGCACCTGACCAACGTCGGCGCGCGGACCGGGCTGCTGCTCGTGGAGGAGCAGGTTCCCTGGGCACTGGGTCACCGACCGCGGTTCCTGATCGGCTGGATGCAGTCCGGCCGCAAGCGTCTGGTCCAGTACCCGGTCCAGGCCGAGGTCCGCGGCATCTACGAGGTCGGCCCGCTGTCGGTGAAGGTGGCCGACCCGTTCGGCATGCTCTCGCTGCAACGGGCCTTCCCGCGGACCACTCCCCTGGTCGTCGTCCCGGTGGTCGAGCCGCTGCCGGTGATCGGACCGATCGGCGCGTGGTCCGGGAGCGGCGACAACCGTCCGCGCCCGTTCTCCATCGGCAGCGCCGCGGACACGAGTGTCCGGGAGTACCGGCTCGGTGACGACCTCCGCCGGGTGCACTGGCGCAGCACGGCACGCACTGGCGAGCTGATGGTGCGTCGCGAGGAGCAGCCGTGGCACTCCCGCTGCACGCTCTTCATCGACAACCGGGCGGTCGCGCACCGCGGCAGCGGACCGGACTCCTCCCTCGAGCGCGCGGTGACCGCGACCGCGTCGATCGCGGTGCACCTGAGCCGGCTCGGGTTCCAGGTGCGTCTGGTCAGCGCCGACGGCAACGAGCTCGACCACGCCTGGCACGACGTGCCCGGTGGTGCGTCGACCGGTCCGATCCTCGAGCACCTCGCGGCCCTGGCCACGACCGCGGAGACCCGGATCAGCACTCCCTGGATCGACGAGGGCGGCACCGGTGGTCTCTTCATCGGCGTCCTCGGCGCGCTGGACGACCACGACCGCCGGGTCCTCGGTCGGCTGCACACCCAAGGAAGCTCGTCGTACGCCGTCTCGCTCGCCGTCGACTCCTGGTCACCCCGCGACCGGCTCGCCGGAGACGTGACCGGGACCAGCACCACCTACCTCCGCGAGCGCGGCTGGAAGGCAACCGACCTGAACCGCGCGGACTCGCTGCCTGCGGTGTGGAAGGAGCTCGGCCGATGACCGAGCGGACCGCCTTCACCCTCGCGGGCTCCCTGGTCGCCGCCGTCCTCGGGTGGGTCGCCATCTGCTCGTGGCGCGGCCTGGTCGAGCACCCGGCACAGTTCAGCGGGCCGGCGCTCGTCGCCGCTCTCCTGATCGCCCTGGTCGGCTCGGCCGGGCGCGTCCTGCGGCTCCGCTGGTACGCCGTCCTCCCCCTGCAGCTGGTCGTCGTGACCGTCTGGTTCCACCACCGGCAGCGCGCCGACGACCTGCTCGGCGGGTGGGTCCCGACGCCGCACGGTCTCGCCGAGCTCTTCGGTCAGGTCCGCGACGGGGCCGAGGCGATCAACAGCTACGGGGCCCCGGTCTCGGCGAGCTTCGTCGACGCGCCGGTCTACCTGATCGCCGTCGGAGCCGGCGTCGTGCTGCTGGTCGACCTGCTGGCCTGCGGGCTGCGGCACCCCGCGTGGGCAGGCCTCCCGGTCCTGGTGGCGGTCACGATACCGATCAGTGTTCTGGACGGCGGCCTGCCGGTCCCGGTGTACGTCGGCACCGCGCTCGGCTTCGCGCTGCTGCTCGCGGTGCTCGAGGCCGATCGTGCGATGGCCTGGGGACTCGCCTCCGACACGCGCGGTGTCAACAAGGACGACCCGGTGCTGCGGCTCGGCGCCCTGGGCGCACCAGCGCTCGGCATCGGCGCGGCGACGACCGCGGCGGCCTTGGTGCTGTCCCTCGGCGTACCGGTCGGCGACGGGTTCTTCCGCGAGTCCGGCAAGGGTGGCGGCACCGGTTCCGGCGAGGCCAAGAGCGTGTCGCTGACCAACCCGCTGGTGAACCTGCGCCGCGACCTGGTGCGCAACGACCACCTGCCGCTGCTCGACGCGACGACGGATGCGTCCGACCCGACGTACGTCCGCCTGACCGTCCTCGACCGGTTCCGCAAGGACGCCTGGGTGCCGTCCCCGCGCAGCCTCGAGGCGGCGGACGCGGCCGACGGTCGGCTCCCGGAACCGGAAGGCCTGAGCCCGGGTCGACCGGGCAGCAGCTCGAGCTGGGACCTCGTGACCAGCCGTGCCTTCCGCACCACCTGGCTGCCGACGCCGTACTCGACCCGGACGATCAGCATCGACGACGGCGACTGGCGCTACGACCCGAATTTCCTCGACATCGCCAACGTCGACGACACCCCGCCGACCGGGGTCGGGTACCGGCTGACGGCGTTCACCCCGGCCTTCAGCTCCGCCGCACTCGACCAGGCCCCGGCGCCCCCGCCGGACGTCCTGGAGACGATGACCGCGACGCCGGACCTGCCGAAGGTCGTCACGGACATCGCGACGGAGATCACCGCGGCGGGCAAGACCCAGTACGCCAAGGCGGTGCTGCTGCAGGACTGGTTCCGCAGCAAGGGCGGCTTCACCTACTCCCTCGCGCCGGCCGCCGGGGAGGGGCTCGAGCAGCTGGCCAGGTTCGTGACGACGGACAAGGTCGGGTACTGCGAGCAGTTCGCGGCGACGATGGCGCTGATGGCGCGGTCGCTGGGCATCCCGGCGCGGGTCGTCGTCGGGTTCCTCTCCCCGAGCGAGTCCTCGGGGACCGACCTGACCTACACCAGCGACGACCTGCACGCCTGGCCGGAGATCTACTTCCGGGGCTACGGGTGGGTGCGGTTCGAACCGACGCCGAGCACCCGGACCGGGAGCGCTCCGAACTGGACCCGCGGCAACGTCGACCGACCGGACCCGGCACTGCCGACGACGACGCAGGCACCGGAGACGAGCGCGCCGGCGCCGACCGCGAAGCCGGACGCCGAGGTCGACCCGGTCGAGCCGACCCGGTCGACCTCGACCCCGGTCCTGCCGATCGCGGTCGGTGCGCTGCTGCTCCTGCTGGTGGCCGCGGTCACGCCGCGCGCGCTCCGGAACCGCCAGCGGATGCGCCGCCTGGATCCCAAGGCCGACCCGCGGGCCGACGTCGAAGGACTCTGGGACGAGCTCCGGGCCACCTGCCTGGACCACGGCATCGCCTGGCCCGAGACGCGGTCGCCGCAGATGATCGCGGACCTCGTCGCGGACCGGGTGTTCCGCTCGGACACCAGCAGCCGCACCGCCGAGGACCGCGCCGTGCTGGAGACGCTGGTGCGCCTGGTGGAGCGTGCCCGCTACCAGGAGAGGTTCGAGCCGGACGAGCTCGACCGGCTCGAGGCGCTGGAAGCGGTCGGTCGGTGGTCGGACCTGATCGAGCTGGCGGTCACCACCCGACAGGCACGGCTCGCGGCGTGGGCGCCGCGGTCACTGTTCGCCGGCGCGGGCCGGGCCGTGGCCGCCAGGAACGAGAACAGCCTCAGCGACCTGCGCTGAGGCTGTGCCGGGCTCGATCTCGAGACCTGAGCTTTCAGTAACCGCCCTGGTCGCGACGGTTCTGCCAGCGCTGCTCCATGCGCTGCATGAACGTGCCCTGCTTGCGCGGACGACGCTGACGCTTCGGGCGGCTGACGCGACCGGCACGACCACCGTCGATCGCCTCGAAGCGGTGCGGGTGGTCGTCGAAGTCGAAGAGGGCGTCGGGACCGGCCGGACGCTCATCAGGAACCTGGTGTCCCCGCCACGCAGCGAGACCCACCATGGCGGAGGCCAGCATGACGACGAAGCCGAGAGCGCCGAGCAGGACCGAGACGGTGCCGGCGTCGGTCATCACGCCGCCGAGCAGCATCGCGATGCCGCCGAGGAAGACGAGACCGGCGGCCAGCGAGCGCATCCGCGCCGCCTGGCGGAGCGTCCGGCCCTGAAGGGCGGAGACGAACTTGGGGTCCTCCGCGGCGAGCGCGCGTTCCATCTGCTCGAGCAGACGGAGCTCTTCTTCCGAGAGCGGCACGGGTTCCTCCAACGGACAGATGGTGATCCAACACCACAAGTCTAGGCAGGCACTGGGCAACGCGGTACCCGAGATCGCGAATTCATAGGGAAAGTCGGGACCTGCGCGGGCGGGGCGACCGGACGCTCCTCACGGGCGGCGGCGCCCGAGCAGGGTCGCAGGGCGGATCGTTCCGCTCCCGAAGCGCTGTCCCGCCCGGTCCACGGCGCGGTCTGCCTCGGACCAGCCCCGTTCGCGCTCGCCCAGCGTCATCTGCCGGTCGGCGCTGCTCCGCGCCCGCAGCCCCTCGACCCGGACCCCCACCAGGCGGATCCCGCGCTGGTTGCGCAGGGCCGCGAACAGCGCCGCCGCAGCGGCGTACACCTCGGCGGTGACGTCGGTCGGGTCAGGCAGCGTCCGGGACCGCGTGATGGTCTCGAAGTCGCTGTACCGGACCCGGATCGCCACGGTCCTCCCGACCAGGTCGGCGCGCCGCATCCGGGACGTGACCTTGGTGGCGAGCCGGAGCAGCTCGGCGTTGATCGCGTCGGGGTCGGCGGTGTCGCGGGAGAACGTCTCCTCGGCCCCCATGCTGCGCTCGGGGTCGTCGTCGGAGCGGCGCGGGGTCAGCGTGCTGCGGTCGGTGCCCCAGGCGAGCTCGTGCAGGTGCACCCCCGAGGCCTTGCCGACCATCAGCTTCAGGGTGGGCAGCTCGATGGCGGCGATGTCACCCACGGTGAGCAGGCCGAGCTTGTGCAGCTTGGCACGGGTCTTGGGCCCGACTCCGAAGAGCTCGCCGACGTCGAGCGGGTGCAGGTACTCGATGACCCGGTCGGGCGGGACCATCAGCACTCCGTCGGGCTTGGCCCGTCGACTGGCGAGCTTGGCCACCGAGACCGTGCCGGCCAGCCCGACCGAGCAGGTGATCCGCTGCTCGTCGTAGATCGTGGCGCGCAACCGCTCCGCGATCTGCAGCGGCGTGCCCATCCGTCGTCCGGCGCCGGAGACGTCGAGGAACGCCTCGTCCAGCGAGTACGCCTCGACCTGGGGCGTGACCTGCCGGAAGGTCTCCATCACCGAACGCGACACGGCCTCGAACTCGCTGAACTCCGGGGACAGCCGGACCGCCTGCGGGCAGAGCCGTTGCGCCTCGCGCCCGGACATCCCGGAGCGGACCCCGAAGTCGCGGGCCGGGTAGTTGGCGGCGAGCACCACACCGCGGTGTCCCCCTCCGATCAGGACAGGGACGTGGTGGAGGTCGGGTCGGTCGCGCAGCATCACCGAGGCGTAGAACGCGTCCATGTCGACGTGGAGGATGTGGCACTCCTCCGACCCGTCCTGCGGGTTCACGCGCTGCGCCTGGTTGCGCTGTCGTCAGCCGACGTCCGCTTTGCTGCGCTCCGCCTTGCCAGCCACCACCCCTGAACCTGCGAGCTCTCAGGAGTCGACTCAGGAGGCGGCGCAGGCGGCGACTCAGGCGGTGGCGAGGAGGTGGATCTGACCGGCCAGGGCGAAGAACTCGGTACGACCGGCCACCGCGCGCTCGAGCTCGACCAACCCGGCGACGGCGCCCGGCTCCAGGTCCAGCAGCGTCGAGGGGACGAGGTCCGCGAAGACGCGGATGCCTTGCACGTCGGTGACGGTGAAGCCGGCGTCGACGAGAAGGCCCTCGGCCTCGTCCGCGGTGAACCGACCCTCGGGCGACGTCGAGTCGTCGAGGGCTGCGCGAGCGGCGTCGAACTGACCAGCCATCGCCCGGGCGAGCACGGCCGCGTGCCGCTGGTTGACGAGGAGGCTGAGCGCTCCGCCAGGACGCAGCGCGGCGTGGATCGTGGCGAGCGCCTCGGCCGGGTCGGCGACCAGCCCGAGCACGTCGTGGCAGAGCACCAGGTCAGCGCTACCGGCCTCGACCAGCTCGCCGAGCGAGGCGAGGTCACCCTGTTCGGCGATGACCCGGTCGGCGACGCCACGCTCGGCGGCGCGACGACCCAGGGCCGCGAGCGCGTCGGGGCTGGGATCGATGACCGTGACCTCGTGGCCGAGCTCGGCCACCCGGACCGCGAACCCGCCCGTGCCACCGCCGATGTCGACCACGGTCTGGTCGGCAGCCTGGTCGAGCCGGGCACGGCAGGTGTCCCAGAGGACCGCCGTCCGCACGGAGGCTCGGCGTTCCAGAGGGCGCTCAGGGTCCATGCCTCAAACACTAGGGCACCTCGACCAACGTCGAGTCCTGACGTTGCCAGGTGCGGCGCAGGGCACGGCGGAGGGCGCAGGGCTCCTTCGTGCGCAGCGAGCTCACGCGACGACCACGCGGCCCGGTGCCGTGCATGGCGACGTCAGGCCACGCGAATGGACTGGTGCTCGACCAGCCCCAAGGACGTCTCGACGAGCGCGAGGAAGCGGTCGGCGTCACGGACGAGGTCGTCGGCCTCGCGCTCGGTCACGGCACGGCGCGAACCAGCCTCGGCGGCCGACCGCTTCTGGGCGCCCGAGGAGAAGAACGCGGCCCACTCGCTGAACTCCGGCGCGACCTCGGCGAGCAGCACCCAGGCGTTCTTCTGGCGTCGGCGTGCGACCGGCGTCGGCTGGGTGCGGGCGGCCAGCAGCGCCGCAGTCGCCCGCAGTGCCGACACGTGCGCCAGCGCGTACCGCTGCGGCACGTCGTCGGAGGTGATGGCCTCGCGCAAGGACTCCGCCGAGCGCTCGAGGTAGGAGTGCGTCGCGGCCGGGAGCTGGACGTTCATCGCAGGTCGGGACTGGTAGGACATCGGGTCTCAGTCCAGCGAGCCGGCCAGGCGCCAGACGCCCTCGGCTCCGTCGAAGGTGAGGTCGAAGACGCCGAAACCCGGGTCGTCCTCGGTGGCGACGGCGCGACCGCGGGCCGCGGTCACGCGCCAGACGAGGCGCTCGGTCATCAGGGCGGACCGGCCGGGAGCGTCCTCGGGTCGCCGGAGCCACCAGGCGCCGGCTTCCACCCAGTGCGACAAGATCTCGCGCACCTGCCAGAGCCGGCCGCGCCACAGGAACTGCTGCGGGCCGTCCTCGGGCAGGGGGTCGAGCCGCAGGTCAGGCCGGAGGTCGGTCAGGACGGAGCCCGGGCCGTCCGCCCCGTAGCCGGGGACAGGACCCTTCCGAACCTCCACCAGGTCTTGGTATGTCTGCACCGTCTTGCTCCTTCCCATCTCCTCGGCCGTCACCGGTTGTGTCGGTGCTCCGGTGGAGAGTGGGGGTCGAAGTCACCCTCCACCGGAGCGTCATTCGAACATCTGTTCGAATGAATCCAAGGTACACCTCCCCACCGACACCACGTCAAGCCCCCGCGCGGCACCTGGGATACGTTCGCCGCATGACCGAGCAGTCCCAGGACGAGCACCCCTCGATCGCCCGCTTCCGCGCCCGGCTGACCGAGCTCGGCGGCGCAGGCCGGATCGTCGTGCTCCCCGACTCGGTGCACACGGCCGCGCTCGCCGCCGAGGCGCTCGGCTGCGCGGTGGGCGCGATCGCCAACAGCCTGCTCTTCGCCGCACCGGCGGAGTCCGGCGACCTCGAACCGGTCCTGATCCTGACCTCGGGCGCGCACCGCGTCGACGTGGAGCTGGTGGCCGCCGCCATCGGAGCGAGCGCCCTGCGCCGCGCGAAGCCCGAGTTCGTCAAGGAGCACACCGGCCAGGTGATCGGGGGCGTCTCCCCGATCGCCCACCCGGCTCCGATCCGCACCTACCTGGACCGCGCCCTGGCGTCGTACGACGTGCTCTGGGCCGCGGCCGGCGCACCCGGCGGCGGTCTTCTCCACCGACTACCCCGAGCTGCTCGCCCTGACCGGGGCCACCGAGATCGACGTGAACTGAGGACCCGATGGAGATCTGGATCAACCCTGCCTGCAGCAAGTGCCGGGTTGCGACCGACGAGCTCGACGCCGCCGGTATCGAGTACACCGTCCGGCGCTACCTCGACGACCCACCGTCGGTCGCCGAGCTGCGCGAGGTCCTCGACCGGATGGGGCTCGACCCCTGGCACGTCGCGCGGACGGCCGAGACCCGGGAGGCCGGCATCGACCTCCCCCGCGACGCCGCCCACCGCGAGGACTGGATCGCCGCGATGGTCGCGAACCCGCGCACGATCCAGCGACCCATCGTCACCGCCACCGACGGCACCACGGTGGTCGCGCGCGACGCCGAGACGCTGAAGGCGATCGTCGAGCGCGGCTGACGAGCCGGGTGGTGCCCGACTAGGGGGTCGGGCCGTAGAGACCCGCCGTGTACTGCTCCCCGTAGTACTCGTCGAGCTCCTCCAGGCTGAGCTCGGAGGCGTCGAGCCGCTGGGCGATCACCGCGCGGCGCGGCACGGTGCCGGTCGGGTCCCAGGTCTCCGGTTCCCACAGACCCGACCGCAGGAAGGCCTTGGCGCAGTGGTGGAACAGCTCGTCGATGTCGACGACGACGGCCAGGACCGGTCGGTGGCCCTTGACCACCATCTGGTCGAAGAACGGTGCGTCCGAGACGAGTCGGGCACGCCCGTTGACCCGCAGCGTGTCACCGCGACCGGGGATGAAGAAGGTGAGCCCGACGTGCGGGTTCTCAAGGATGTTCTTGTACCCGTCCGCCCTCCGGTTGCCCGGTCGCTCGGCGATCGCGATCGTGACGTCGTCGATCACGTGCACCAGGTCGCCGGCCGGGTCGCCCTTCGGCGAGGCGTCGCAGGCACCGTCCGCCGACGACGTGGCCATCACGCAGAACGGGGACGCCGCGAGCCAGTCGCGGTCGAGGTCGGTCAGCGCGTGCCTGGCCTTGTCCCGGGCGCGCGGCAGCGGCTCCCCGATGAGGGCCACCAAGGCGTCCAGGTCAGCGATCTCGGTCATCTCCACCCGGCTGACGGTACGCCGCGAGCGGGACCCGGCTCGACCGAATAACGCCGGATAGCCTCTCGCCATGGACCTTCTCCCCCTGGTGTTCTCCAGCGGTTGGGCCAGCGGCGTCAACGCCTACCTGGCTGTCCTCGTGCTCGGCCTCTCGGAGCGGTTCGGCTCGTTCGCCGACCTTCCCGACGCACTCGGACGCACCGAGGTGCTCCTCGCCGCCGCGGTGATGGCTTCGATCGAGTTCTTCGCCGACAAGATCCCGTACGTCGACTCCACCTGGGACGCGATCTCCACGATCGTCCGTCCTGCCATCGGCACCACGATCGCCCTGCTGGTCTCGGGGGACGCGACCTCGCTGGAGCAGGCCGGGTACGCCGCGCTCGGCGGCGGCACCGCCCTCGCGAGCCACAGCGTCAAGGCGGGGGGCCGACTGGCGCTGAACACCTCCCCCGAGCCCTTCACCAACATCGCTGCCAGCCTGGTCGAGGACATCGCGGTGGTCGGCATCGTCCTGGTCGCGATCCGGCACCCCTGGTTGGCCGGCGCCGTCTGCCTGGTGCTGCTCGTCGTCGGGCTGGTGCTGCTGCGGCTCGCACTCAGGCTGGTCCGCCGCGGCTGGAGACGCTGGAAGAACAGGACCGCGCCGGCCTGAGGCCGACCGCTGGCACACACCCCTAAGGTGTGCGCATGGCGCGCGTAGTGGTGATCGGTGGCGGGTTCGGCGGACTGGCGAGTGCGGCCCGGCTGGCCAAGCTCGGCCACGAGGTGACCCTGCTCGAGGCGCGCGACACCCTGGGTGGTGCGCTCGGGTACGTCGAGAAGGACGGGTTCCGCTGGGACGAGGGCCCGACCAGCACCTTGCTGCCGGCGGTGATCCGGGACTTCTTCCGCAAGTCAGGACGCCCCGCCGAGAAGGAGATCGACCTCGTCCCCGTCGAGCCGGTGGCGCGGCACCGGTTCGAGGACGAGACCGTGCTCGACCTTCCCGGCGGCAGTCGCGCTGCCCAGCTCGAGGCTGTCGAGCGCGCGTTCGGCAACGGCGCCGGGGAGAAGTGGACGAGCTACGTCGACGACTTCGCCGAGGTGTGGGAGGTCCTGCGCAAGGACTGGTTCGAGCGTCCGTTCTTCCCCGAGCACGCCGCCAAGCAGACGCTTGCCCTGCTCGAGACCCGCCTGACGCTGCACAAGATGGTCACCAAGGAGTTCAAGGACAAGCGCCTCCAGCTGCTCGCGATGCACGCGGCGAAGTTCGAGGGGCACGACCCGCGCAACGTGCCGGCCTGGGTCGGTGTCTGGTCCTACGTCGAGCAGAACTTCGGCGCCTGGACGCTCCCGGGGGGCATGGGGCAGCTCGTCGACGTGCTCGCCGACCGTCTGAGCACCCGCGGCGTCACCGTCGTCAGCGGGAGCACGGCTCTGGACCTGGTCGTGGAGAACGGCGCCGTGGTCGCCGTACGGACGGAGTCCGGTGACCACGCCGCCGACGCCGTGGTGGTGGCGATGGACCCGCGCCGCCTGCCCGCGCTCGCCAAACACGTCGAGCGCACGATGCCGGCGATCCCGCCGGTGATGTCGTACATCGGCGTCACCGGTGAGGTGCCCGACCTGCCGCACGAGGTCGTCCTGCACGGCGACCCCACCATCGTGCTGCGGACGACGGGCACGGCACCCGAGGGCGCGCACGCCTGGACCCTGCTCGGCCGGGGCCAGCTCGCCGAGGACATCGTGACCGCGCTCGCCCGGCGCGGCATCCGGGTCCGCGACCAGGTCGAGGTCCGGGTCGACCGGTCCCCGCGCGAGCTCGTCGAGCACTGGAACGGTTCGCCGTTCGGGGTGCTGTGGCAGGGCCGCGGCACCGTCAAGCACCGCGTCGGCACGCAGTCACCGATCAGCGGGGTGTACCTCGCCGGCGCGCACACGACCCCGGGAGCAGGCCTTCCCAGCGTCGGCCTCTCGGCAGCGCTGGTGGCCCAGCTGATCGGGCCCGCTTAGGCGTGTCGGTTTCACACCAGGTGGTGGGAAACCGACAGAACAGCCTGATACTTCGGGCAGTTCGCGAGGTTTCACACCAGATGGTGTGAAACCGTCACGCGTTGACGGCGAGAGCGGCGTAGATCTCGCGGGTCGCCTTGCTCCGGTTCAGCGTGTAGAAGTGCAGGCCCGGCGCGCCGCCGGCGAGCAGGTCGTCGCAGAGCTCCGTGGCGATCCGGATGCCCTCGGCGCGCACCGCCTCGGGGTTGTCGGCCAGCGGCTCGATGCGGTCGAGGACCTCCTGCGGCATCTCCCGCCCGGAGAGCTCGACCATCTTCTTCATCGAGCCGATCGCCAGGATCGGCATGATGCCCGGGATGATCGGCATGTCGATACCGGCGGCGCGGCTGCGCTCGACCAGACCGAAGTAGTCCGACGCACGCAGCACCATCTCCGTGACGCCGAACTCGGCGCCCGCGTCGTACTTGGCCTTCATGACCGCGACGTCGGAGTCCAGCGAGGTCGAGTCGCGGTGGCCCTCGGGGAACACCGCCACGCCGATCGAGAACTGGTCCCGCGCTTTCACCAGGCCGACGAGGTCGGCCGCGTAGTCGACACCACCCTCGGTGCTGACCCACGCCGTTCCGGGACCACCGGCCGGGTCACCGCGCAGCGCCAGCACGTTGGAAACCCCGGCATCTGCCAGGGAGTCGAGGATCTCGCCGAGCTCCTCGACGGTGTGGCCG
The DNA window shown above is from Marmoricola sp. OAE513 and carries:
- a CDS encoding FAD-dependent oxidoreductase; this encodes MARVVVIGGGFGGLASAARLAKLGHEVTLLEARDTLGGALGYVEKDGFRWDEGPTSTLLPAVIRDFFRKSGRPAEKEIDLVPVEPVARHRFEDETVLDLPGGSRAAQLEAVERAFGNGAGEKWTSYVDDFAEVWEVLRKDWFERPFFPEHAAKQTLALLETRLTLHKMVTKEFKDKRLQLLAMHAAKFEGHDPRNVPAWVGVWSYVEQNFGAWTLPGGMGQLVDVLADRLSTRGVTVVSGSTALDLVVENGAVVAVRTESGDHAADAVVVAMDPRRLPALAKHVERTMPAIPPVMSYIGVTGEVPDLPHEVVLHGDPTIVLRTTGTAPEGAHAWTLLGRGQLAEDIVTALARRGIRVRDQVEVRVDRSPRELVEHWNGSPFGVLWQGRGTVKHRVGTQSPISGVYLAGAHTTPGAGLPSVGLSAALVAQLIGPA
- a CDS encoding DUF6504 family protein translates to MEVRKGPVPGYGADGPGSVLTDLRPDLRLDPLPEDGPQQFLWRGRLWQVREILSHWVEAGAWWLRRPEDAPGRSALMTERLVWRVTAARGRAVATEDDPGFGVFDLTFDGAEGVWRLAGSLD
- a CDS encoding ArsC/Spx/MgsR family protein, encoding MEIWINPACSKCRVATDELDAAGIEYTVRRYLDDPPSVAELREVLDRMGLDPWHVARTAETREAGIDLPRDAAHREDWIAAMVANPRTIQRPIVTATDGTTVVARDAETLKAIVERG
- the metF gene encoding methylenetetrahydrofolate reductase [NAD(P)H], with the translated sequence MATGRPDSIATLLGQGERSFSFEFFPPKDEAGEEVLWRSLGELEELKPTFVSVTYGAGGTTRDRTIEITGRIARETSMTPMAHLTCVGHTVEELGEILDSLADAGVSNVLALRGDPAGGPGTAWVSTEGGVDYAADLVGLVKARDQFSIGVAVFPEGHRDSTSLDSDVAVMKAKYDAGAEFGVTEMVLRASDYFGLVERSRAAGIDMPIIPGIMPILAIGSMKKMVELSGREMPQEVLDRIEPLADNPEAVRAEGIRIATELCDDLLAGGAPGLHFYTLNRSKATREIYAALAVNA
- a CDS encoding pyridoxamine 5'-phosphate oxidase family protein, coding for MTEIADLDALVALIGEPLPRARDKARHALTDLDRDWLAASPFCVMATSSADGACDASPKGDPAGDLVHVIDDVTIAIAERPGNRRADGYKNILENPHVGLTFFIPGRGDTLRVNGRARLVSDAPFFDQMVVKGHRPVLAVVVDIDELFHHCAKAFLRSGLWEPETWDPTGTVPRRAVIAQRLDASELSLEELDEYYGEQYTAGLYGPTP
- a CDS encoding SAV_6107 family HEPN domain-containing protein, with amino-acid sequence MSYQSRPAMNVQLPAATHSYLERSAESLREAITSDDVPQRYALAHVSALRATAALLAARTQPTPVARRRQKNAWVLLAEVAPEFSEWAAFFSSGAQKRSAAEAGSRRAVTEREADDLVRDADRFLALVETSLGLVEHQSIRVA
- a CDS encoding DUF4126 family protein is translated as MDLLPLVFSSGWASGVNAYLAVLVLGLSERFGSFADLPDALGRTEVLLAAAVMASIEFFADKIPYVDSTWDAISTIVRPAIGTTIALLVSGDATSLEQAGYAALGGGTALASHSVKAGGRLALNTSPEPFTNIAASLVEDIAVVGIVLVAIRHPWLAGAVCLVLLVVGLVLLRLALRLVRRGWRRWKNRTAPA
- a CDS encoding methyltransferase, giving the protein MDPERPLERRASVRTAVLWDTCRARLDQAADQTVVDIGGGTGGFAVRVAELGHEVTVIDPSPDALAALGRRAAERGVADRVIAEQGDLASLGELVEAGSADLVLCHDVLGLVADPAEALATIHAALRPGGALSLLVNQRHAAVLARAMAGQFDAARAALDDSTSPEGRFTADEAEGLLVDAGFTVTDVQGIRVFADLVPSTLLDLEPGAVAGLVELERAVAGRTEFFALAGQIHLLATA